GATCACAATATCGATATCCAGATCGCGCCATGGCAGCTGGGCCGGGTCGCGCTCCTCCAGCGCCGCGATCTCGAGATGCTGCTCTTCGTTGTCGTCGTCAACATAGTCGACGATCAGCCGATCGGGCGTGAAGGCGACCTCGCCCTCAAACGGGCCATAGGTTGAGTCGTGGCGCAGCAGGTGCGCCAGCGTCTCGTTATCGGTCAGGTCGTTGATCGCGACGATTTCGAGATCCTCGGCGTAGCGTTCCAGCAGCGCCTTGAAGCTCTGACGCCCGATCCGGCCAAACCCGTTGATTGCTACACGGGCCATGCTCTTCTCCTTCTGCATACGATCGGTGTTTGGGCGCAAGACGCAGGCTGACGGCAAAGGGGGGGTGGGGAGCTGCGCGCGGCACGCTCGTATTATAGCACGTGCGCGCCTGCTGATAGCGCAGGCCCGCCAGCCGGGGCCGGCGGCACGCTCCACGCTAATCTGCGGAATAGTTCGCCACGCCTGCGACGCGCTGTACAGCCAAGCGGAGTGCCGTGGTAAGATATACGGGGGCGCAGATCGGCTAGCATGAGGAGGTTCCGCATGGCACTGAGCAGCCTACGCCGCAGCGGGGCGGCGGCACTGGGGTTGGCGGCCGGCATCGTCGCCGGGCGCGTCGGCTACCCGGCCGCGCAGCTCACCCGCATGATGATTGCCGGCATACGCCAGCCGCTGTGGCGCACGCCGGCCAGCCTGGGCCTGGCCGCTGAAGAGGTGGTGTTTGGCGCAAGCGACGGCGTGATCTTGCGCGGCTGGTTCATCGCACGCAGCGACGGTGGCGGCCAGCCCGCGCCGGCGATCGTGTTCGTCCACGGCTGGTCGTGGAACCGGCTGGGCAACCGGGCCGGCAGCTCGCTGCTACCCGACCGCGATGTCGAGGTTCTCGAGCTGGCCCAGGCGCTCAGCCAGGCCGGCTTCCACACCCTGCTGTTCGATCTGCGCAACCACGGCGAGAGCGATACGGCCATGCCGGTGACATTTGGCGTATACGAGGCGCGCGACCTGATCGGGGCGGTGGCGCTGCTGCGGCGGCGCCCCGATGTCGATCGCGCGCGCATCGGCGCGATCGGCTTCTCGATGGGCGCGAATACGCTGATCTACGGCATCCCGCGCTGCCAGCCGATCCGCGCGGCGGTAGCAGTGCAGCCAACTACGCCGGCGGTATTTGCGCCGCGGCTGGCGCGCACACTGCTCGGCGGCAGTGGGCCGCTACTACAACAGCTGGGCGAGCTGTTGCACCGCGCGTTTGGCGCGCCGCCGCTCAGCCAGATCAACCTGGCGCGCGCAGCAATACACCTGCGCAACACAGCCATGCTCTATATTCAGGGGAGTGGCGACCAATGGGGTACCCTGGCCGATGTGCAGGCGGTCGTTGCGGCTACGCCCAACGCGCGCCCGCTGGTGGTGGCACCCAGCACCGAGCGGTTTGGCGGCTACCTGTATGCGTGCGAGCAGCGCGACCAGATCGTCGAGTTCTTTCGCGCGCACATGGCTACTTGAGCGAGGCCAACAGCCCGTTCAGCAGTTGCTCGCGCTCGGCGGCGCTCAGCTGCGCAGCGGGATGCAGCAGCAGATACTTGCGTGGCGGCATCGACCCGCGCCTGAACACTTTGGGGATTTCGTCGGACTCTTGCTCGCTTTCGCCCTCTACATCGGCGCCGGCCCACTCGGAGAAGTTGAGCTTGTGGCGGCCGCGCCCGACCTCGCGGGCGATAAACCACGATACTGGCGCAACATAGGCATACACGGGCCAGACGGTCTCGTTACTATGGCAATCGAAGCAGGCCCGCCGCGCCAGTGCGCGAGTCTGTGGGCTATCCCAGGGCGGCTCGGCTTGCACGGGTGGGTTAGTGCGCCGCGGCCCGATCGGTACGAGCTGGATCACGACGAACAGCACCAGCGCGGACACAAACAGCAGCCGGATGAGCTTCGATCGCATAATCGCCTCACTTGGGCGCACTAAAAAAGAAGATTCCTACCAGGATACCGCTCGACCACAGGCAAAGAAACGCCGACTGCGGAAGCCCTCGCGCGATCGGGTCTCCACAGTCGGCGCAGTTGTGGCGCAGCCTAAATCTTCACGATCAGCTCGAACAGCCGGCGCCGGTACGTGCCGCTATCAACCTTCCCCCACAGCGTTGGCAGCGCGGCCAGCAGCGGCGCGCGTTCGTCGGTGCGCGTGGCGAGGTATGCCTGCGCGCCAGGGTCGCCGGCCAGGCCAAGCGCGGCCACATGCGCATGCGCGGTAACGATATCCTGCAATGTGCCGAGGTTCTCCTGGAGCGCGATCAGTGGATCGAGCACGATATCGACGCGCGGGCCGAGCACCTCGGCAAAGAACTCGAGGGTATAGCGAAAGCGCTTGCCGGCGATGCGCGCCTGGTGCAGCACAGCCTCGTCGCCGGCAGGCAGCGCGGCCTCGTAGGCGCGCCATAGCTCGTAGCGCCGCCAGATCGCCGAACCGGCGAAATCGCGCATGCGCTGGGTAATACCCGGCTCGGGCGATGCCAGGTTGCCCGCACCCGGCGTGCTGAGAAACGCGGCAAACTCGCGCTTGAACGTATGATAGCGGCGCGAGGCAAGGTCGTGCTCGAGCGCGGCGCGGGCCTGGCTGCGCTCGGCGCTCACGGCCGCGATCAGCGGCGCGAGGGCGGCGTGCTGCGGCGCCGGCAGCGCATCGCGATAGGCCACCACATGCTCGAGGAAGACGTCGCCGTCGCGCACCGCGCCGAGCGATTGCGCGATCCGCCGCAGCCCGCGCCGATAGCGCCGGATGAGGTCGGGCGCATATACGCCCTCGAGTGTCTGTAGCGCCGCGCGCAGCCGCCGCGTGGCCACGCGCATCTGGTGAACATCCTCGGAATCTTCGTCGCGCAGCACCGCCTCTTCACGCGCCAGCAGCTTATCGAAAAAGCGCCGTAGCGCGCGCCGCGCCGCCTCGGCGATCGGTTCGCCGCCCAGGTCGGCGCTCGGCAGCGGCACCAGCGCCAGCATGCGATCGAGCCGCTCGTCGAACTGCGGGTCGCCAGGCGCCGGCCCGGCGCGCAGCTGCGCCAGCTGATCATCGGCGACCACGCGCACGCTCAGCGGCCCGATCGCCTCGCGCCATGGCCCGGCCGCAGCCTCGGCGGCCGCGCTGGTGGCCTCGGCGGCGGCCCCGCCCACGATCAGGCTGGTGCCGGCGTCCTCGGCCTGCACCAGCATATCGGCCGGCGCGATGTCGAGCGCGCGCGCCAGCCGGATGATCGCCGCAAGCGCCAGCGCGCTACGCTGATCTTTAGCGCCGAGCCAGACGAAAGACGACTCGCGTTTGGGCCGCAGCTTCTCGCGCTGGAGCGCCACCGCACAGGCGGCAATTGCCTGCTGCTCGGCGCTGAGCTGCGGTAGCGGCATGGCCAGCAGCAGATCGCGCCCAACGCGATCACCGCGTTCGTCGCCTAGCTGGCTGGTACGCCAATAGCATGCCGCCGCCAGCTGCAGCAGGAAGCGCGCCTTAGCGGGTAGCTGATGTGCCACGCGCGCACCATCGAACAGCACCAGCGCCACAGCCTCGGTATTGGCGCGCGGCGCGCGCGCCTCGGCGATCGGGTTGGTCGTTTCGAGCATTGAAGATCCTCCGAAGATATGCCGCTCGTTCGTAATCATGGTTCAAACCTGCGGTTTCTGCCTGAGCGTGCGCACCGCTCAAGGCCCACAGCCCACCCAGGCCGGGCGCAACCTGCGATACTGTGAAGATTGCGCCTCTTAGGCAGCGGCCGGCCCGAGCGCCTCGAGCACCTGCGCGGCTTGCCGCTGCTCCCAGATCATCCCCAGGCGCGTGGCCCACTCGAGCGCCTCTTCGGCATGCGCGCGCGCGCCGGCCGGGTTGCCGCGCTGCTGCTCGAGCAGCGCAAGCCGTACGAGCAGGTTCGTCAAGGCACCCTTGCCGCCAATCTCACGGCAGATCTCGAGCGACTGCTGATACATCTGGGCGGCAGCCTCGTGGTCGCCCTGCTGCTGGGCCACCAGGCCAAGGTTACTGAGCACGCCCCAGGCGCCTTCGAGATTGAGGGCCGGGTCATTCTCATCGCCAAAGATCTGCCAGGCCGCCAGAAAATGCGCGTGGGCGGTTGGCCAGTCGGCGCGCTGGCGCGCGATCTTGCCCAGCTCGTGCTCGATGCTGGCGCGGGCATAGCTGCGCTGCGGCTCGGCGATTCCAGCCAGCTGCTCAAGCGCCTGGCGGCTATGCTCGGCAGCCTGATCGAGGCTGCCGCCGTTTCGCATATGCTGGGCGTAGCGCAGCTCGAGATAGCAGATCCAGGCGGAATCCGCACCGGCGCGGGCGATCTTGAGCGCGTCGGCGATGTAGCCCTCGGCCTGATCATACTTGCCCTGCACGCCCATCAGCCAGCACAGCCGCGACTCGATCAGCATCACGCTTGGCAGGTCGCCCGTGAGCCGGGCATACTCCAGGCCATCCAGGGCCAGCGCGTGCATCTCGGACCAATAGCCGAGCATGTCGAAGTAGATCAGCAGCGCCGGAACAAACTGCAACAGCACGGCCGGCTTATCCTCGCGCTGGGCCCAGGTAGCCAGCGCAAGCATATGCTGGCCCACCTGCTTCAAGCGCCGCCGGTCGGGGTAGTGCCACAGCACGCCGCCATACTGCCGCGCGATCTGCGCAAGCGCCTCGATCCAGCGTTCGCGTAGCTCGCGCTCGATCGCCGGCCGGGCCGCCAGCTCGTCGAGCACATAGCGCTGAGTCAGCGGCAGCAGAAAGAAGCGCTCGCCCTTCTGGTTGATCAGCGAGAGCTGTAGCAGCTCGGCCAGCCCGTCGTCGCGGCCGATCACATCATCGCTGAAGCCCGCCACCACGCCAAGCAGCGCCCGGTCGACCCGCTGCTCGAACAGCGCCAGCGCCAGCAGCAGCCGGTAGGCATCGCGGTGGCGGATGCGTGCGACGCTCTCGCTAAAGCAGAAGCGCGCAATATCGCTCTGGCCGCTGCCTAGCCGGCGCAGCACCGAGTCGATGCCATAGCCCAGGCTCATCAGGCCGATACTCCAGACGATCGCCAGCGGCAGGCCGCCGGTGCGCCGGTACAGGTCGGACTCAGCCTCGGGCGGCAGCGCCACGTGTTTGCGCGCCGCCTCGACCTGCATGAGCGCACGCGCGTCGGCCTCGGGCATACCGCTGAGCCGGAGGGCATAGGCAATGTCGATGCGGTGGCGTGTCGTCACGATCGCCTTGGTCGGGTCGGGCAGCTCACGCAGAAACGACAGCAGCTCGTCGTCGTCGACTGTCTCGAGGTTATCGACGATCAGCAGGGTGCGCTGGGCAGCCAGCGCACGCTCGATCAGGCCGCGGCGCGCGGCCGGTTCGGCCTGCAGGATGGCCGTCTGGTCGAGCACCGTGGCGATCTCGCGATACAGATCATGCAGGGTGCCAAAGGTCGGCTGGCGCTGCTGGATGCCGCTGGCGGTGAGCAGGGTGCGCTTGGCCGAAACCCACACGATCGCCTCGAAGCGCTCGTCGGGCGGCAGCTGGGCGTAGGTATCGCTATACGAGTGGGCCAGCTCGAGCGCCAGCGCGCTCTTGCCTACGCCGCCAATACCGTCGAGCGTAACGACGAAGTGGCGGCTGCGCGGGTGTGGCAGTAGCAGGCGCTGTAGCTGCTGTAGCTCGGCCTGGCGGCCGACGAAGCGCGCGTAGCTGCGCTGCGGCAGGTTATGCCATGGGCGCCGCCGCTCGGGTGGCGCGGCCGGCGCCAGCAGGGCCGTAGCGGGCGGGGCGGCCAGCAGCTGCGCAAGCTGGAGCGCCAGCGCATCGGCGCGGGCGGCCAGCTGGCGGCTGGTGTCGGCGGCAGTCTTCTGGAACACCAGCGCGTACAGCTCGCGCAACTGCGGGATGTACAGCACCTCGTGGCCAAGGTAGCCCAGAAACGCGGCCACGGCCGCATCGACGCGCGCGCGGTCGGTGCGCGCCGGCAGCACGTCGTCGAACGATTGACGCAGCACGGCGATCGGTGCGCTGGTATCGTGAAATGGACGTGTGATCAATGCGCGTAGCGCCGCGCGCACGCTCGGCAGATCGGCAAAGCGGGTCTGATGGACGAGCGCATCAACCAGCTCGGCATCGTGGGCGCGATACTCATCAGCGAAGCGCCGTTCGGCCGCGCGCACGGCTTTGTCGAGCGCGCGGCCCAGGGCACGCCGATCGAAGGCGGCCTCGATCGGCTCACCGAGCAGCTCGCCCAACATCTGGCCCAGGGCATTTGATAGCAGATCAACCATGAGTGTATACCATCACCGGCGGCAGGTTACAGCGCGCCAACCTGCTAACCGATGCTCTCGCTACCCCGCTCGGCCCGATCGAGCAGCGCCAGCCCACGCGCCAGCTTGCTCTGATCTTCGGGCACCAGCGCGAAGCGCGCGCGCAGCAGCGCCACCAGCTGATCGAGATCGGCGCGCGTGCCACCGCCGAGCAGCTCGATCTCGAGTTCGCGGAAATGCTCGGCCAGGCCGCCCGCGCTGATATCGCCCTCGTCGAGGCTCAGCTCGGCCACGCGCACTCCCGCACGCTCGGCATAGATATGCTGGCGGTGCGTACGCATCGACAGTGTCGGCGCCAGCTGGGCGCCGCCCAGCAGTGCGAGCACCCGGTCGCGTAGCTCGCCGGCCGGCCAATCGGCCGGGTCGTCGCTCGGGCCAACCTCGTGCTCCCACTCGTCGCGCTCGTACATACCCGCGCTCACGCGGGCCTCGCCCTTGAGCGTGGCGATCCGGCGCAGGCCAAGATCGCGCACGCGCAGGCCATAGCGCCCGGCCCGCAGCCGCCGGTCGGCCGTGTCGAAATAGACATTGCGCTGATCTTCGGGTGCGGGCGCGGCAGCCAGCCTGAAGCCGCCGAGTGCCGGCAGCGCCAGCAGCGCAGGGAAGATAGCATCATCATCGACCCGAAATTTCGCCTCGATCTCCATACGGTTCGCCTTACCTTAGCAGATGTATACCAGGAGGGGCAGCCCCGGCCCGCGCCGAACACTCGCGGCTCTATTGAGGCTTTCCCGACGTTCGTTGCCGGCTGCCGGCCAACCCAGGCCGAATGCCCACCCACATTAGTATAGCATAGCGCATGGTACCCTGGCCGCCGCGCGCCATCGCGCGCCAGCTTGCCTCAGGAGTTTCCGAATTTACAGTTTTAGTGTAAGATACAGATCGCTCACCGCTGGCAGGTAAGTAGACAGAACGTGCGCCACGTTGGTGCGGGCCGAGCAGCCAGGGCATGCGTCGAGCATACAGGCGCCGGCTGCGCTCGGTATGGTTGCATCCTGGCTGATAGGGGCAGTGCATGAACCACTCACTGATCAGGCGGCTGTATCTGCCGCTCGCTCTCATCGTCGTGCTGGCCGCCGCCCTGCCGGCCCATAGTGCGGCCGCCCGGCCTGGCTACCCGTCGCGCAGTGCCGCACTCGCCGCGCTACGGGCGCTCGGCCCCGAGGCGATCAATGTACATTGGAACAGCACCACCGGCGTGGCCGATTTCGTAGCGGGCAGCGACCCACGTGTGCGCCTGGCCTACAGCCCCAGCCCGGCCGAGCGTGGCCGGCCGGTGGCGCTGGCGCTCGGCTTCCTGAACCGCTACCGCGCGCTGTTCGGCATCGCCAGCGCCGAGCGCGAGCTGGCGCTGACGCGGATCGAGCCCGACGCCCAGCTGGGCTACAGCCACGTGCGGCTCGGCCAGGTCTACCGCGGCATCCCGGTGTTCGGCAAGCAGATGATCGTCCACCTCGACGCCCAGCAGCAGGTGGTGGCCGTCAACGGCCAGTTTACGCCGGGCGTCGAGCTGCCGACCACGCCGAGCATTAGCGCGGCGCAGGCCGAAGACGCCGCGCTCGCCGGGATTCAGGCCGAGCTCGAGCCGGCCGAGCGCGCGACGCTGAGCACGACGGTGCTGCGCGACAAGACCAGCCTGTGCGTATATATCGACGAGCACGGCAAGCCGCGCCTGGCCTGGAGTGTGTCGGTCATGGCCCAGCGGCCGCTCGGGCAGTGGCGCGTGTTCGTGAATGCGCGGCGGCCGCAGGTGCTGCATGCGCTCGACAGCCTGGCCGATGCCAAGCGGCGTGTGACCTTCTCGGCCGACAATACCACCGACCTGCCTGGCCGCCAGCTGATCGACGAGGGCGAGCGCTCGCGCGACCCGATCGCGCAGGCTGCCCACGACGGCGCCGGAATTGTGTACGACTACTACTTCAAAACCTTCAAGCGCGATGGTGTCGACGGCCGCGGCAGCCCGATCGTCTCGACCGTGCATTTCGGCAGCGACCCATCCGAGGCCGAGAATGCCGCCTGGATCGGCGAGGCGCAGCAAATGGTGTATGGCGACGGCGGGCAGA
The sequence above is drawn from the Candidatus Kouleothrix ribensis genome and encodes:
- a CDS encoding CYTH domain-containing protein, which translates into the protein MEIEAKFRVDDDAIFPALLALPALGGFRLAAAPAPEDQRNVYFDTADRRLRAGRYGLRVRDLGLRRIATLKGEARVSAGMYERDEWEHEVGPSDDPADWPAGELRDRVLALLGGAQLAPTLSMRTHRQHIYAERAGVRVAELSLDEGDISAGGLAEHFRELEIELLGGGTRADLDQLVALLRARFALVPEDQSKLARGLALLDRAERGSESIG
- a CDS encoding alpha/beta fold hydrolase — translated: MIAGIRQPLWRTPASLGLAAEEVVFGASDGVILRGWFIARSDGGGQPAPAIVFVHGWSWNRLGNRAGSSLLPDRDVEVLELAQALSQAGFHTLLFDLRNHGESDTAMPVTFGVYEARDLIGAVALLRRRPDVDRARIGAIGFSMGANTLIYGIPRCQPIRAAVAVQPTTPAVFAPRLARTLLGGSGPLLQQLGELLHRAFGAPPLSQINLARAAIHLRNTAMLYIQGSGDQWGTLADVQAVVAATPNARPLVVAPSTERFGGYLYACEQRDQIVEFFRAHMAT
- a CDS encoding tetratricopeptide repeat protein; amino-acid sequence: MVDLLSNALGQMLGELLGEPIEAAFDRRALGRALDKAVRAAERRFADEYRAHDAELVDALVHQTRFADLPSVRAALRALITRPFHDTSAPIAVLRQSFDDVLPARTDRARVDAAVAAFLGYLGHEVLYIPQLRELYALVFQKTAADTSRQLAARADALALQLAQLLAAPPATALLAPAAPPERRRPWHNLPQRSYARFVGRQAELQQLQRLLLPHPRSRHFVVTLDGIGGVGKSALALELAHSYSDTYAQLPPDERFEAIVWVSAKRTLLTASGIQQRQPTFGTLHDLYREIATVLDQTAILQAEPAARRGLIERALAAQRTLLIVDNLETVDDDELLSFLRELPDPTKAIVTTRHRIDIAYALRLSGMPEADARALMQVEAARKHVALPPEAESDLYRRTGGLPLAIVWSIGLMSLGYGIDSVLRRLGSGQSDIARFCFSESVARIRHRDAYRLLLALALFEQRVDRALLGVVAGFSDDVIGRDDGLAELLQLSLINQKGERFFLLPLTQRYVLDELAARPAIERELRERWIEALAQIARQYGGVLWHYPDRRRLKQVGQHMLALATWAQREDKPAVLLQFVPALLIYFDMLGYWSEMHALALDGLEYARLTGDLPSVMLIESRLCWLMGVQGKYDQAEGYIADALKIARAGADSAWICYLELRYAQHMRNGGSLDQAAEHSRQALEQLAGIAEPQRSYARASIEHELGKIARQRADWPTAHAHFLAAWQIFGDENDPALNLEGAWGVLSNLGLVAQQQGDHEAAAQMYQQSLEICREIGGKGALTNLLVRLALLEQQRGNPAGARAHAEEALEWATRLGMIWEQRQAAQVLEALGPAAA
- a CDS encoding CHAD domain-containing protein; translated protein: MLETTNPIAEARAPRANTEAVALVLFDGARVAHQLPAKARFLLQLAAACYWRTSQLGDERGDRVGRDLLLAMPLPQLSAEQQAIAACAVALQREKLRPKRESSFVWLGAKDQRSALALAAIIRLARALDIAPADMLVQAEDAGTSLIVGGAAAEATSAAAEAAAGPWREAIGPLSVRVVADDQLAQLRAGPAPGDPQFDERLDRMLALVPLPSADLGGEPIAEAARRALRRFFDKLLAREEAVLRDEDSEDVHQMRVATRRLRAALQTLEGVYAPDLIRRYRRGLRRIAQSLGAVRDGDVFLEHVVAYRDALPAPQHAALAPLIAAVSAERSQARAALEHDLASRRYHTFKREFAAFLSTPGAGNLASPEPGITQRMRDFAGSAIWRRYELWRAYEAALPAGDEAVLHQARIAGKRFRYTLEFFAEVLGPRVDIVLDPLIALQENLGTLQDIVTAHAHVAALGLAGDPGAQAYLATRTDERAPLLAALPTLWGKVDSGTYRRRLFELIVKI
- a CDS encoding heme-binding domain-containing protein, which produces MRSKLIRLLFVSALVLFVVIQLVPIGPRRTNPPVQAEPPWDSPQTRALARRACFDCHSNETVWPVYAYVAPVSWFIAREVGRGRHKLNFSEWAGADVEGESEQESDEIPKVFRRGSMPPRKYLLLHPAAQLSAAEREQLLNGLLASLK